The genomic region TTGTAAGCAAAGTATGTGAACAACATTTCTAATAATTTACCAATGAGAATTTTCCTTTTGGTTCCATTTTGAACAAAAACAAGTTCAAAAAATCCAGAAGTAGCTCTAGTATTGAATAAGAATGTGACTGTGGTTATTACGATGATAGGATAAGATTTAAGATATCTTAACTATTCATTTCTTGCTTTTAAATACTTGAGGTTTGTAAATGAGGCAATAGATAATTCTGTCCCATTCAGGTTTATAGACTATACCAATCACACTAGTATCTGAGCATTCAGTTGTCCTTCAATAATCTTAATGggtttagaaactttttttttcttttttgcacttTGAAGTTACATTGTCTTCAGTAGAATGATTTTATGGCTCAGCATAACTATAACTTCCATTTCATAAACTCAAGTGATTCTTCCATAAAATCAGAAAATAAACTAGGATTTACCAATAAATATCTGTTTAAACTGAAAAATCCAGAATTTCTTCTCTCACTCAGCTGTTTTAGATGAATATCTCCTCTCCACTGTAATACAACACGACTACTTCTTATCTTCTTCTTGGGTTTTGTGGCATAACAGACTTACTTCTTGAATTTATGACCGCCATGCACTGACCTTCATTTCTTGTTCATGACTTAGAGACTCACACCTTTCCTGGTATTCTTAAAGAATTGTAGATAGAGCTTTTAACACTACTTCCGGCTACCCATGAGTAATTTAGCCATTGAAATTTGTGGTAAACATCTTAAAACACCACATCCCCTAGTAGTCTAACCTGATAGACATTCCTCATATACTCTCATGCTAATTAACTAGTCCAATCAGTTAATTAGCTAAATACTGGGATTGTATAAAACAGCAACAGGTAGGCCTTTGCTGTTTTTTCTTTcttaggccatggctacacttgcagatgtagagcgctttgagttaaaccagccttcagagagcgcagtagggaaagcgctgcagtctgtccacacttacagctgcaagcgcactggcgtggccacatttgcagcacttgcagaggtattgggagtggtgcattatgggcagctatcccacagagcacctcttcccattctggcgctgtggcttgtgggaaggggggggtgaTGCGGGGCactctgggtcctgtcccaacgccccgtgatgcatcagttcgcatcccagcaatccctctgcttctgtccacatttggtgccatctttcaacgttttttatGCTGCGTGCTCTGTCTTCCGTTTcagtctgcgggaatggagcccaaactgctgaggaatatgctgacgagtctcgccagcatgtcacgtttggcagtcgagttactccttaagctccaaactgacagtgaggactccgaCGATATTAACTCGAGTAACgcatatgacacgagattgcttgtggcattcatggacatgtgcaccaccgtggaatgccgcttttgggctcgggaaacaagcactgagtggtgggatcacatagtcatgcaagtctgggatgacgagcagtggctgcagaactttcggatgagaaaagccactttcatgagctcgcccccaccctatGGCACAAGGACATGAGACTGAGAGCTGTCCTgatggtggagaagcgggtggctattgcaatctagaagctggcaactccagacagctaccgatcggtcgctaaccagtttggagtgggaaagtcaactgtgggaatcgtgttgatgcaagtttgcagggccattaatcacatcctgctcagaagaaccgtgattctgggtaacgtgcatgacactgtggctggctttgcacaaatgggtttccctagctgcggaggggcgatagatgggacgcatattccaattctggcaccagcccacctagcctccgattacattaatcggaaggggtatttctctatggttctccaggcacttgtggatcactgtgggcgtttcattgacattaatgcaggctggcccggaaaggtgcatgacacatgcatctttcggaacactggcctgttcaggaagctgcaagccaggacttttcccccagaccagaaaatcaccgtaggggaagttgaaatgcccattgtgatccttggagaccccgcttaccctttaatgccatggctcatgaaaccctacacagggagccttcacggcagcaaggagcggttcaacaacaggctgagccagtgcagaatgactgtggagtgtgttTTTgaccatttaaagggccgctggcgatctctgtatgggaagctggacctgtcCGATGACAGCATCCCTACGGTTATAGTGCTGTACCCTCCGTAACATTTGTGAAGGGgcgggtgaaagcttcactcaggcatggacctcagaggttcaacacctggaggctaaatctgaacagccagagagcagggctattagaggggcccagcgcggggctgcaaggattagggatgccttgagggagcaatttgaggctgaaagccaccagtaatgtctggtgccctgcacgggagtgaagtgcagtggttccaatgttagtaggaatctgtgtttgctacactgacttgcagtgcctgctgctttcctgggctaaggtatcttttactttatgcaatcaTAAAGAACGTTTTCagagccaaaaaatccatttattgaaaagaaaattcatttactgaaaagaaacacaactgcttgggaaacagaaagggcgagggggtggggtggggaacgatacaatcacagatttgcgtatgtcctgttctcatactcagccttcctgtctggagtgctgtgcaatgagagctgcacttcaggatggctaaactgcatggtgatgggggatgagtgcagtgggtaagggtcgtagttttcagggttgggtggtgaagtTACAAGTGTTGGAGGTAGCTGGTGGTGataagaacccagatgttggggaaagtgggttggaggtgacagggGGGCACAAagaaaagagttttgggacaagggctggggagggtgggCACGGTAGTGCTCCGCttgcatggctacgagcgcctggaATGAGTCAACTTAGCGCTCCGTGATGCTTATCAGCTGATCTGTGCTttgcagccagagctctgcattctgctggcggatcctcctttcactctccctccactcctgcgcttttagattctcgttaagtgactgctgcattacttcatgcagcatgtctttgTTTCTACGGggcctcttcctgattctttgcagtctttcggctgagatctcaaggttgcatctgtaaaggcaaaatgcaacacttaacagaggcagcattgttcacaccagacagagcaatgattcccccctACTTAAGGAGGGCAAGCAAAGTCtatacaatagcataatttgcctgtCCCAAAGCAAGCGCACATAACccatgggagccccaaaatggtgagtaagcacagggtcaaggggACCTGATttgtttcatggctgtactgtcctctgggtttctgtgccttggggagagccaacagctgcaaggggcccctatactgaacattgtccccacattttccacaggagttcgtcctggaagatatctcgctgctgagggtgacctgggaagcagggccggccttagcaagagcagggcctgattcctgggggcggggcttgccggtggcaagccccgcccccaggaatcgggccccgctcagTCTGGGGTCGCGGGgtttggggccaggccggagtcgCTCGGCCCAGGGCCGAGCCGGTGCGCCAGGACCcaagccagagccgctggggcccgaGGGGCTCAAGCCGGGGCTGCTCGGGCCaccgccccagggcccgagccgggccgggggtgctcggccggggctggagccgtggggcccgagccggggccggggtgctcggccggcaccgctcggctggggccggggccggcgccccggggcctgagccagagctgccggggccggggcctgagccagagctGCCAGAGCCTGAGCCAGAGGTGTTCGGGCCGGGACcgggccggcgccccggggcccgagccggggccgcgggtgctcggccggggccggagccgtggggccgtgctgggggtgctcggccggaactggggccgctgTCCTGGGGCccgtgccgggctggagccagagccaccggggccgctcggccagggccgaactgggccgcgccgcgcctcccaggagccctcctcgcgcccccccattacctgttgctgccgccgcctgccccttttcagacttcccgcgaacatctgattcgcgggaagcaggggagggggaggaacagggggcggagcattcaggggaggggaggagggggaagtgagctgggggcggagtggacagctgcggggccctcttaggcgcggggcccaattcagccgaatcggctgaatcggcttaCAGCCGGCCCTGTCCACTGGGTGGTGCCAGGGGACCCATGAAGACCCAAAAGGGGGACACCAGCAGCGTTCCCCTAGCAGACCAGGACCCCAGCAGtgaccccccccatgtccctctcccctcccacacagatGCTGTGACCCAGCAAGTGCCCCTGTGCAGTGGGCAGTAGAGTCAATTCTAAGTCAAGGGGGGTGAGCTGGGCACtgggattttggggtgggggaagtgcaagaggggaagaaaggggcagcagaggagagagggtggggatgggggcagggaagagggtgggggcagtgcaggagggggtggggactgggggagcagagcagggggtgagaGGGGAGAAGATGAGGGTCTCTTACCATCTGgcgtccctgccctgctcctggtgaaCTGAGTGCCAGGGTGGGGCAATAGATAGCACTGGGTGCCGCTCGCCCTCAGGGCTTCCAACACCAGGGGCTGCTCAGCAGAGACTTCCAGGTCCTGCGGGAGTCAAAGCAACATTTGTGGCCGTCAGCAGGGAATCAGACCCGCTGTGGAAACGTTCAGCTCCGCCCCAAAGTTTGCTGTTTCCATGAACACACGTGGTATCTGATCATTACCTGTGTGATTTCGCCAAGATACTCCTGCCCCGCGTCCGCGCCGTAGGCTCCAGAGAGCTGCCAATCTCGCACCAACAGGTCCAGGCGCTGCAACAGAGAGCACAGGGGAAGGgtcacactggggctgggggcacagagaggagacCAGAGCTGGAGGCTGTTGTCCAACCCAGCCACGGACACTGAGACCCTGGGCATGACGTGGGCGTGGAGGGAGAACAATGGACTGGCTGTTTCTTTGGGGTTTGTccagcatctggcacaatggggtctgggtcTAGGACGGGGGCTCTGAGGTGCTCTGGCAATAGAGACAGTAAATAGGAATAGTAAGAATCAGGTGGGATAACAGGACTGGTGGGGGGTGGAACAAGCATTATATCCTCATATGGGGGTGATGGGAAACAAGGACCCACCTGGATTGGGGCCAGACTGCAGGTCCCTCCAACCTCCTTCGCAACCTGAATGAACATCTGAGAtgcagaaagaaagagagagagagagagagggcaacATTTTTCCATCTTGAACAAACCATCCCCGCGCATGTGACCAATCAAGATTGGCAATGCAAAATAAATGAGTGAAATAAATGCCACTGAAACTAAAGGGATCCCAGACAACATTCAGTGGAAACTGATCATTGAAGAGagaaaaattgacaaaatgaagagagaaaacaTAATTTCAAACAACAATAACTCAACACCAGTAATCAAAGATACAAAAGCAATAACTGAATTCAGAAAACCCAATAGTTGGTTCTAGAAAAGCAGTCACAGAAGACACAGAAAGCCAAAAATCAAACTCATCAAGCCAACAATTGGAGAccaaaaagaaataatgaaaagaagaaaactagTCATTGGAATCAGAAAACCAATGATTGAAACCAGAAAAGCAGTGAAAGAAATCACACAATCACTTAACAAAATCAACACACTAATAATTAATGCCAGAAAACCAATGGTCAAAAATAGAAAACCAGCATTTATCAAAGTCAGAAAAACAGTAATCAAAGCAAGTTATCGGGAATTAACGTCTGAAAGccaacaataaaaaataagtatTTGAAATAAGAAAACCAGTAGTCAAAGAGTCAAAACCAGCAATGCAAGTCAGAAAACCAGATATCAAAGTCAAAATACTGTACCCCAAAGTGAAAGACAGAAAACCAGTAATCAATATCAGAAAAGCAATAACTGAATGCAGAAGTCCAATCATCAAAGCCAGAAAAGTAGTaatgaaaatcagaaaaccaATATCCAAAACAGAAAACCAATCATTGAAGTATGAAAACCAGATCATAAGGTTTTCAAACAAGGTCACAAAACCAAGTCAAAGTTAGAAAATGAATAGTCAAAGACAGAAACCAATAGTATAAAGAAGCAATAAGTGAacagcagaaatgaaaaaaaagtttaaagactccaaatatataaagaaaaattaaaagccgGTAATCAGTAGAGAGACACTAATAAATGAAGCTCTGTAAACAAACACTGAAATCTTGTAACCAATAAACAAAAAGCAGAAAACCAATAATGAACTGCTCCCCTCAAAccagtgagatcaaaatctgacAATCAAAGAATGAAACCCAATAAATGAAATGGGAGTGGTGATAACTAAAGCCACAAAACTGACAAGCATGGACCAAAACACAATGAACGAGAACTGAAAACCAAAGGCTGAAAATCATAGATCGAAACCTGAGAAACAATGAGTGGAACCCAAAAACGTGCAGAGAGAAACCCAAGAAATGCTAACATTTGGCTGTTCTTTGAAAGTGGAAATTGGCATGAAACCATTCTGATTTTGTCAGCtttccatttttcaacaaaatttttattttccatctccCCACATGGTCACTATGAAATCAACTGACAACTAATGGTGGGTACGAAATAACAAACAGCTAATAGCCAGTAGTGACTCACAAATAATCAATAACTGGCAGCTATTAATGACTATAAAATAACGAATTATACAAGTTAGTTAATTGGCTAAGTGAAGTAAAAGGCCTAAAAGACAACCGGATGAcatttctctttgtctgtctgtatcgTGATCACTTTTTGAGaccacatctgatcaattccCTAATTTCCGGGGACACGCTGGGCAACAGTTGAAAGAAGGCTACTgacttgggggcgggggaaattGGAAAACGGGAAAGCCCAATTTCCATTTGGATCTGGTGAGTAGCATCAGCAGCCAATGAGCCAATCACTCTGGGGAAGGAAGGTAGCAGGGACTTCTGGGTGCTGAGCAGGGAGAATGGGGAGCACATAGACCCctggcacggggggagggggaatgaagcacacacagaggtggggctgggagatgggacataggtttagggttagggctgGTTGGGAAGATTCcaatggaacatttttcccatcacAAACCCTTAACTAACGCAGAGCGATgcagggtgcccagggctggctcctgccCATCCAGACTCAGTGTCTGGGTGCAGGGCATGTGCAGGTGGCTCCTGCCCCATATGGGGcacaggcagagagcagggctgggtgccaCAGGTATATTGGAGCGCCAGCCCAAGAAGGCCGAGGTACAATTGGGCGGGCATttcccttaactctgctggcactGGCTTGGCTGAGCACGACATTCTGGCAGGGCATGTTCTGTGAGAAATGCTGATTTCTGAGGGCACCTGTATCTGGGCTACCCCTTGCTCCATGGTGGCATGGTGccagggccaccgagagcgggttcgggccccccagcaagggcggactggctaaaaaGGGCCGATGAGAGGCGGGGGAAGCTGGGCTCCAGACCCTGTTCTGGACcgctgggccccgggccccctttcGGACCACCAGgtcccggtaatttgtactggtTCCACCCCCTCGTCAGCCTTGGTTCCACCCACCTCAGCTCTGGGTCACCAAAGCTACCACAAGGCTACCTGACCCTCCCGGAGACCTGAGTCTGCAGGAGCATTTCAGATCACTTACAGGAGTGAACCGGGACACAAAAGTCTCTTCTCCACCAGCCCCCCAGCAGGTCCAGCACTCAGCAGTGAGAACCAGAGCTAATTGGTTAATGACAAATAGCCACCAGGTAATGATAAAGAACCAGAAATATGACAGTCGCTAATATTTCATTAATTACTGCTCACGTATTACTGTTCAGACTCATTGCTCGAATCCCAGCCTGGGGCAAGATCTCTGGGACTTTCTAAACATCAATAACAGCCTCTAGACTGCCCCTCTCCAATCCCTACATCACCCAGGGTCTTGGGTTCCCCCAGCAGAGAACTGGCTGGCAGGTCCGTGTCAGTAGAGCTGTGTgtatcctctgccccacccacctCCAAATAATCTGCCTCCGTCTGCTTAAACGTACTGGAAATGTTAAAGATctggaaaataataataagaaaaggtGAGCCCCCCTGCCAACCCCACACCTCACCCCACCgcagcacagcccccctgctggccccctcaccccgctccccacagcacggCACCCCCTGCAGAGCCCTCAGCCCCGTCCCCCGCAGCACGGCTCCCCCACCCAGTAGGAGCTGAGCAATATGCCCAACACGGAGAGCTTGATGCTGGTCTCCATGCAGCGCTGCAGGTCCAGGGAGTCTGTAGGGAACTACAGGGCTGGGACCTTATCCCCATCTGCccatttctttcccccctcctccagtccctcccgtccccctgcccctgcacaggacTTTACCCCCTCCAGactcccccattctcctcccccgcCACTACTCCAGCCCCTTGCTCCCCTTAGAATCTTCCCCCCACAccactctctttcccctcccctactgccccatcccccattcccctgcctgcttccctgccccactccccctcctcccctgggcttGAACCCAGAGGGGCTGGTCCCACATCCACACGCCCCTCGTCACGGTCGCTGTCCCATTGCGACACTCAACCCCCCCCAGGGCCTCGTCCTCTCGGCCCATCCATGACGCATCCACAGCCTCCTGTAGGGGGTGACCAGggcaaggtcagaagggaacggGGATTGGGTCTGGCATTCTCAAGGGGCAGGGTGGTGGgacactgggggaggaggtggaattctaagggtctgggggtggggttacagctggaggatgggaccagtggtacatggggaggggccatggctggaaggtggggcctgtgctgcagggggaggggccatgACTGAAGGGTGGGGCCTGTGGTGCAGGGGGGGGCACGACCAGAGGGTGGGGCCtgtggtgcagggggaggggccacaaccagagggtggggcctgtggtgcacagggaggggccatggctgcagggtggggcctcagttGCTCTGCCCTGGGCCTGGACAGCGGGAGGGCCCTGCCTGGGGAGAAGGGACCTTTGCTGTCGGGGGCATGCCAGTCGTGGAGGGGGCCCTTGCCGAGGTGGGTGGGGTTTGTGTTGCAAGAggcagggccctggctggggtgggtggggtctcTGGTTCAGGCGATGGGGCCATAGTTGGGGCTCCTGTCCCCACTCACCGGGCTCTGGAGCCGGCGCAGCAGGCAGTTCATCAGGAAGGATTTTCCCCGGCGCTGTTCCCCGATGATGAACACCAGGCAGACGGGGggcgtcccccaccccaccctgctccaggcagagGCTCCGGGCCTCCTCGTACAGGATCAGGCTGCCTTTGTCATCCAGACGAACCAGCTGCACCGGGCGCCCCGGCTCTggctgagcccccggcccctgctgcagggacagagaaGGTCAGAGCTcggaccccatcccagagccagccagtccctgcttctggatgagagccctgtgccccattcccatcccctgaACCAACTAGTCCCTGCCCCTCAGATCAGATCCTCTGGAGCCATTTCCACCCCCCGTGAGCCATCCAGTTCCCTGCCCTCCAAATCAGAGGTTGCgccccctagagaggaaaggccccgtgtcccattccccaccccctgatccagccagtccccgccctgcgCCCCTTTCCCCTGATTCAGCCTGTCTGGTCTCAccagctccatctcttcctgCAGGGGTTCTGTGATTTTCTTCACCAGGGCTCTCAGCCGCGTGTCTGGGGTCATcctgtccctggagcagggagtccGGCACTCGGGCACTGGTAGCCCTGGGCCGAGACCCCGCGCCAGTGAGCCACGAGGCAGCCCTGGCAGAAGTTGTGGCTGCACTCAATGGAGACGGGGTCGTCCAAGACATCCAGGCAGATGGAGTAGGTGACGTCCTCCCGGAGTTGATCCATCTCTCTAGACCCGCTGAGTGGGGGGAACCTACTGGGTCAGGACCTGGCACCCGGAGCAGTAGAGCTCTGCTGGAGGACGGCTGATCTCTAGCCCAGGTGTGCCCCTTCCTGGCAGCAGGAGTCTGGGGAGGAGCGAGAGAACATGGGAATATTTCTGTGAACAAGctgtgtgactcagtttacctGCCCACTTTGTGTCCCTGTCCACCGGGCAGCACCAGAGCGAGAAGACGGATTCCAAGAAGTCATGGCGGAGATtggtagattcccaggccaggagggaccaaggCTGAGCTCCTGgataacaggccagagaactgcccccagttaattcctgtttgaacaaaagcagatctcttagaaacacATCCCACCTCGAGGGAGAATCCACTGCACTCCTTGGTacattgttcccatggttaattcccctccctggtAAACACGGATATCTTCTTTCCAGGCTGAatgtgtccagcttcaacttccagccatgtgGTCACGTTAGAGCTTTCTCTGCTagcctgaagagcccattatgaaatatttgaTCCCCGTGTAGGTGCTTCTAGACTGGAGCAAGTcaccctgggaggtgggagcttctctttgcaaagctaaatagcttgagctcctggggtctatcactccttttttttttgtaatcctttaaccattcgcttggcccccctctgccccctctccaataTATTCACATCCTTCTTAGACTGCtccggaactggacacaggaccccagcagcggtcgcaccagcgccaaatccagaggtaaactgacctctctgctcctacgcgCGATTCCCCTGTTTGGGCATCCTTAGCGCCTTTGGCCACACTGTCGCACGGGGGCTCACGTCcagctgattatcccccatgGCCCCCTGCACACTGTCAGCGTCTCTGC from Chrysemys picta bellii isolate R12L10 chromosome 6, ASM1138683v2, whole genome shotgun sequence harbors:
- the LOC135972443 gene encoding RING finger protein 112-like; translated protein: METSIKLSVLGILLSSYWIFNISSTFKQTEADYLEMFIQVAKEVGGTCSLAPIQRLDLLVRDWQLSGAYGADAGQEYLGEITQVMIRYHVCSWKQQTLGRS